Genomic DNA from Cydia strobilella chromosome 19, ilCydStro3.1, whole genome shotgun sequence:
GCATAGGTATGAGGAGTAGGAGAGGCCTGTGTCCAGCATTGAGTTTTTGCAATATGATGATATGCTGTTAGAATGTTGCTgatataatgaaaataaatgttttcaatGTGCACATCAATGTCAATAAAACAATTAGTAGGTAACGTATTTGCAGTCTAACGTCTAGATTACCTGTTCCTGCGTCCAGTGGCAAGGTTCGACGGTCACCAGAAGAACAGCTATTTGCAGAAAGCTCCCACAAAGCGGCACCACCACCGCCTCCAGCACACTATCTCCCGCATCTTAGGAACAGACAATAACTTTGATGGATTTACCATCGATGCCGATGTACCATGGATTTTCGATGACCGGGTTTAACTTTTCCGTTTCACGAAATATCACAACATCATTTAAGAGTACTTGAtacctatgtaaaaaaaaatgaaaaatacttcttttagtcatgctttaaaaataaataaactcaaCTTAGGAAAGaagtcaaatatttttattaaatattctcaTTTGtgcttttaagtaggtactaggCACACTACtacaaatatataggtaaattgTGAACTGaaatgtcataatcataaacaatataaacatattaaagaaaaagttaccAAGCCTTCCAGTGGCAGAGGCCGGTACGGCTTGGTCACTTGATCTAAGTACAATGACATCtgtttttataccacgtcggtggcaaaccaGCATAacgcccgcctgatggtaagcgatcaccgtagcctatcgacgcctgcaactccagaggtgttacatgcgcgttaccGATCCTGACACCGCGCAGCCTCGTTGATATTTAAATCCCAAAAGGaggaaggttttttttttaatgtttgctaCCTCAGAGCTCGGACATTTCTTAACCAATTagtaaaaaggtttttttttgtattaaagatTAAACTCACTCAAAACCAGAAACGTGTAGTACGGATTTAACACAAGATGCAGAAATGAGGCCATAAGAATGGCCATGATGATCGTGCCGTTGGTCTCGTTCATCTGTCTCATCAGCTCGCCGATGTGCCCGTACGAGGAAGCGAGACGGCGAACCATGGATTGCACTTGCAATGGATACGCGGCGAAGTCTGACCCTTAAATTgaaatcatattaaaaaaaaacggccaagttcgagtaggactcgcgcacgaagggctccgtaccatgacgcaaaaagcggcaaaaaaatcaggtttgttgtatgggagccccacttaaatatttattttattctgtttttattattttctgttatagcgacaacagaaacacatcatctgcgaaaaaaaaaactagctatcacggttcatgagatacatacacagacagacagcggagtcttagtaatagggtcccgtttttaccctttgggtacggaaccctcaaaacTACACAAAAAAACGGACTAGTCTTGAGTCTGAAGGCGAAGTGATGCTCTAACCGCGAATAAGGTAAGAAGTTTTGCTAATccttattttcaattaattataccattgataaaaatatatgcTAATTGTAATAATGTTATATACATCTGTACCTGAAGGAGTTATGTCATAGTCTCTCTCTGTGAAGCAATCCACGACGGGTTTCGGAGGACTTAGGTTTACTTCTAACATCGCAGTTCCTCCGGTCTTTAGCTTCACTATATACATACGaaataaatcataattaaaCTAAATAATCTGGATTCAAAAATTGGTTAGTCATTTAAGTTCCATTTAGACAGCGGGAACTGGCATTTAATATTCGATACGTTGCTAACTACAGACCtacaatgaattcagtcgatcgatcgaataccgcaatgtaacgaaaatcgtaaaaacaaaatcaacattcaaataatagtcacacctgaacgaagataCTCGCAGTAGGCGCTAGTTGAACGTAGCCGTGGCGCCATGAACAACTAAACTGACGAAGCCCACCTACTATAGAAGAGTAGTCACCGTGATGCAGTCGCAGCAGGTGTTGGTTGACCGCAGCCGCGGCGTTGTGAACAGCCAAAGTAACGAAGCCCCACTGAAGCAGCGCCAGCAGACCCAGATAGTTGCCTATGTAGTACGAGCTGTACATTATCACTATCGACCCTGagaaaatttattgattttagtgAATGAACGTAAAAAATGGTATACGTTTTACAAATGATACACATTTTAGAACtttgaaaagtgcaaaataaaatacaagtgctcgatatacacgcatcagctccaagagctgctagtgtatcaaaataaatagtaaataataataataatgaaggGTTAAGTGGGTACTTATCGGAGAGTGAGAGTTATTACGAAAGCACTACGCCACAAGCATGGAAAAATTGACGAAATGCGTTATAATAGGCACAATGCATTCAAGGATGCGCAATATCATCAAATAttgtaaattgttttttgtaaatacacaATAAACATGTTTTCCCCGTGTTGTGGCAAAAGTATAGTTTCATcacataccaaagaggatataataagatagagttgTACTGTCATactagattttgtaaccacagtaaatttactgccatctatcgacacaccttaaaactaaaaatgaagatttataaaaatacgataagatgtatttaaatatgtataaatgtttttttttatttgcattaattatttttatgattttgacccatgttctttcactgatattcgtttaaattgttaaataacaaacgaaaccgtcaacgccatctatacgacagtaggccaaagctagtagcgccctctgatcgagaatcaaattttcttgattttcgaggcacgttttttccttagactgtatccatctattacggagttatatttataatatatatttgataaTACCTACTATTACCAAAGACTCATTATTGTACTAGATGAGTATATGTATAAAGTCTATAAGACAAATTACGTgtttcgaatttgacagctacACCAGATGGCACTGTGATTGAGATGTGAAAATTCAATGATTACAAAACATGTGGCGCagttacagcgccatctgttttggcTGTCAAACTAGAgtacctctctattacaatcaataaCTCTTTGCCTCTTTGATttaacttattctgtggtttcgcGTAGTATATTCAccgaataagtaatagtattatcatagtaTAGTATCGTATACGGCATGCAGTCAAATGTTACCCGTCAATTTTGCTTTAAAGACCGTTTCCACTTACAGTTGTATCCTTTATCAATACTGTACTGGAACCATATGTAGGCGTCAGCAAACTGAACCATTAAGGTGCTCAACAAAATACTAGTCACTGCGATGACGCCAATCTTCTCCATTTTTTGGCATCCGGTATTATTTAGGTCAGCATTGAtctgaaaaaaaggaaaaaggatTACTGCGAAAAAATTGAGCGTCACCCGTTGTATTTAAATGAAACCTAGGTATTGCGTATTAAATAGTAATTGATATTGACATTGTAAAACTACTAGTATTTAGtgtcttgtttgtttttaattctTTTAGATTGATAATTAACCCTCCACCCTCCACTAGATAGGGTTAAGTACGTAACTTGCTTGATTGCAAATGAAGGATGATATGATTTTTAGTTTCCATTTTCTTTTACATATATATGCAGGCTCTTCATCTTGTATTTCTCAGATTGATTTCTAATTCTCCTGGTACCAACACTGAGCTGCAATAACAACAACTGCCTAACAACCTAACAATACTTCTATCCTGATACAGTcaacatcaaaagtagcggatgatctaccattctctaataACTTGACAAAGAAAGATATGtctctactgtccgcgcgccaattccgtgcattcggaggtcgaggaagtgggggggtatgcgccgcgcccgtacgtacaaaatgacaccactcggtcatgacgcccaacattcctaacattcctcagccgtgcacggaattcgcgcgcggtcAGTATATGTAGAACTCTATATCTGATAGATTGGATTTCTATTTTGAGATGTgttccagggtggcagatacttttggcgcgttgtttaaCCCGCTAATATTCGTGCTGACTGCACCTTCTGCAGGTCCCTCAGCAATCGTATGAGTTTCTCCATCCGGGCGGAGCCGCGGTACACAGCCAGGCTGGCTATGGCGAGCACCAGGGCGAGGTCGGCGATCCATACAAAAGTTGTCACGGCGGATTCGCCGAGGCGGATACTCTTGCTTGGATCTTCTTGGAAGTCTAGAATTAAGGCTGCTAGAGCTACGAGATCTGAAATGAACACTGTTTATAGAAACAAGATACTATGTACATAACAATTAACTTACAGTGTTATTTCGTACTTATCAGGTGTCATTAGTATGTCGTCATTATAAAAGCTTTTTACCTATACATCTTGTCGGGTAATTAAAGCAGAATCTGCTTGATAATCAATAAAATTaagatgaataaaaaaaaactaccaaaaattactaattccacgcaggaGAATTCGCGGGCTTTTGCCCTTTGGCTTTtggcttttttaaattttaaacgccAATTATAGAGTACTTTTGCTAGTACTCTATAATTGGCGTTTAAAATTACTTTACTTTGTGCAAAGTTTGTCAAATAGTCTCAATACTCACTAAGAGCAGTCATAAAAACGCGCTGGAAGACGTCAAGCGGCGGCGACACCACTATGTGCCAGCCGGCGTCCGCGGCGGTGAAGTTCAGCGGGGCCACTCCTGCGCATCTCGAGATTCGTAGTACTAGCGATAGCGCGCCGCCCACCAGGCACTCTGTAGGGGGACCTAGGAAACAGAGAGTCCTTGGGTTAAGAATTTGATGTTACCATTTGTAACTACGTTGACGTTCGTACCTAACTACGTTAGGTAAGTTTCTCCTAAGCATCTTGAGGTGCAGAGCACCAGCGATAGCGCACCGTCCACTAGGGACTCTGTAGGGGGACCTGGAAGAGAGGGTTAGGACTGACTCTGCTAAGAACAATTATGAAAACGCGCTGGAAGACGTCAAGCGGCAGCGACAAAGTAGGCGAGGTAATCAAAGGGGGTGGGCTGGTAATAACCAACGTGTACTGCAACTTCGTAAACTTTAACAATACATGTAGACTACACAAGTTTTTTCTAAACATTTCGAGGCTCATAGCACTCGCGATAGCGCACCGCCGACTAGGCACTTTGTTGGGGGACCTTGGATAACGAGGATTATGACTGACTCGGCATAATTATAACAGTCATTAAAACGCGCTGGAAGACGTCAAGCGGCGGCGATACCGCAATGCGCCAATCTGTTTCCGTGGGCGTGAAGCTcactcctttttttttttttaatctacatatttaaaaggagCCTTTATAAGCTCACTCCTGAGCATCTTGAAACTCGTAGTACTAGCGATAGCACGCCGCCCACGAGGCACTATGTAGGGGGGTTGTGGTACAACCATCTTAAAGGAGAGAGAGGTTAAGATGGTTGTAGCAAGCGTTGGTAATATCAaatgtactttttagggttccgtacccaaagggtaaaaacgggaccctattactaagactcctcacCCTCAGttcgcctgtccgtctgtctgtcaccaggctgtatctcatcaaccgtgattgctagacagttgaaattttcacagatgatgtatttctgttgccgctataacaacaaatactaaaaaatacggaaccctcggtgggctagcccgactcgcacttgtccggttttttttatttcatctaAGTCAATCAAAAAACCATACCACGATACCCGTAACTGCTCTGTTTTTTATACTCTCGAAATGCCGCTGATTCCATGATGCACCGTAACaatgttcatttattttttacaccctCAATTCCCTTCTTCATATacgtcataataatattattcgaGAGGCTTTACACTTGGTTTCGAAAATTCGTAAGTCACTACGAGTGTCATATAAAGATGCGTCATATCGTGTTTGGGCGGAGATTAGACTGAAGTCGGATGAGTGATTTATTAACCGCGGAAGCTTAATCGACTGacgacttaaggatgactcacgttagaccgggtcgTATCCGGGCCGgaacttccggcgcttacttttctatgacatgacaggtgatcacgtgatgctttctatagaaaactaagcgccggaagctccggtccggacacggcccggtctaacgtgagtcatcctttaatgaCTTTAATGTCcgtcttccggttcgagcgccatcttgatagtcacGCGTCACGcgtcgtgattaattcctttgtttttattattattaaacggTTTTATTTAGCTTGACCCCGTATATACTTacctttgtatgtatgtataataatatgattGTTGCTATGAAACAAATCCTTAGTGACTTATTACTGACCCAACTCTTCAGTTCTGATGCACGGTTACTGCCTGTCTTAACCGCCAGGGTTGATAAAGTTCTGATTTCAAAGTAAGATTTAAAGCGTTGGGCAGGGGCATTtttatttaagaggccgtagtcgattttggagcaaaaatgtaaaattgatagatttagtcgttgaaattatacacgttttgttacgtaatatctaaataacaagtattgatttctattagcacgtcttctcatcttgccttttaataatgaggtcgggagcgtgcgtcaccggtaatgcatgaagagaagaggcagtttttaaaaattcatcaaaaaatcatggtggtaaattatacaaattcatgtataaaaatagtttcagcaaatgttgtagattgtttaagtatcaaaattacgttgaaattaagtcgattctcagagaaattgtcacttgttttgaagtaatttctggagaaatttGATTtagtctaactttcatttacactacttcaaagtcataattataaatatgtagtctgataaacgtcaagtacaggatatgtgtaatacaaaattaccatgtttagcagtccaaactttacgaaatttacaaataagagcgacaaaatcagtgctttacgcgcgtttacctaaacgtccatcagaaaagcaaacattactgatttagtgagtctgttttcaaaaaattgatctgataaaaggtaagataagaagacgtgctaatagaaaccagtacttgttatttcaattaggtaacaaaaggtgtaaaatttcagtGTAAAACGTCAgcgacgccataattacgtcattatgacgtcgctgacgtcactttgatACCTACTCAGTTTTAGGTAGAGGCATTTACGTTTCATAATTACCTCCAACTCATCAGATATGATATGATGCTGCAGGGTTACTGCCTATCTTAACCACCAAGATTGATATAGTTCTGATTTCAAAGAAGGATTTGAAGCATTGGGCAGGAGCATTTGCATTAAATAATGGGGTTACTGATGCAttaccgatttttttttgccaaattttCATATCCCAAACTATCTTTCCcaaaaatttattatattatattaatacctGTTATTGTTGTAAAAGTTATACTGATGAATGTCTTTAAGTATGTCAATgccttttttattataaatgtcgTTACCAACGCTTGTCACACATAAACAGAgtaaatacaaacaaaagatTAGATGATGGTTGATTCGAACGTAGATTGGCCGGTTCAGCCGGTTGGCTTTACAATTTACAGGATACGATTTGTGTGGATTTTCTGTATTTATTGAACAACCCACAGTTTTATAAatcgtcggtggcaaacaagcaaatATTCCGCCTAACGATAAACAATGCATTCGACTCCGGGGGCTTAGCCAAGACGACAATCGTACAACGCGATGTAACTTAAACGTCTAAGGAAAAGGAAAAACGTATCGGGATGTCAGATACTACGAACAGtaacgtgactatttccatacatttctgTTTCGATTTGCGATTGGCATTTTTGGTATACTATAAaccaaactaaaactaaaactggtATAAACCACTTATAAAAGTAGCCAGAAAAGCACAGgttttaaaatgaatataacAAAAGTGTAGCCTTTGTCACCTGAGCTATAATAGGCCACACACACAACACTTGACAGAAACCTAACTACACACCTACTGCAAAACTTTACCTACCATGAGttggcatttgacatttacgcTAGCGGGTGCGTGAACTCGATCTCACCAATacatcagtgcgagcgagacggacTGCGATCGGGatcacgcagtcgctagcgtaaACGTCAAATATcaactcgtggtagccgtaTTTGTTACTCGTACTTCGATGGTACTTCGTACACTAACTGccaatgtgacgttttcaatctaaaggtaccacattgtcgcttaacataaggacgaaaattgattgatctttatacgaaaaacctgtcagagagTCCTTATGCTTATGGCAAGCGccatttgcttgaaaacgacacatatactATTATAGACTGCTAAAATCATAACAGTTACTTTAGACGTTGCCAGAGTCGGGTAAAAATTAGCTCAGAGCTCAATAAATTGCACTTTTTCAACAGATTTTGCAATTCTTGTGCTGGCCGCCAATCTGGTATCCACCGACAAACAGCTGCCAGGTACTCCGCAACACAAATCTAGCATAGCATAGGTATATGAACGAGCAAAGAAAACCAATTATATagctttttaaaatatatttttttgattctTATTATTGAATTTCGATTTGTGTTATGAAATTGTTAAGTACCCAAAAATGACTGCGGCCTACGTTTTGTCCCTTGTGTTAAAAATGACTGCGGCCTACGTTTTGTCCCTTGTGTTAAAAATGACTGCGGCCTACGTTTTGTCCCTTGTGTTAAAAATGACTGCGGCCTACGTTTTGTCCCTTGTGTTAAAAATGTGCTTCcgtgttatatattatttattgtcatAGCCgttatataaacaaattaacaAACTGTAcaaatggaccgcgagccaggcgcaaatttcgtcagtcatcgcctaccgggcgaaaactcgtatagcggttaacggctatgtatgatgaaccctcgtgaacgtcagctgccgctccgttggtgggttgaggaatggcagccaccgaaacacgtaacacggtctttctaccgcgatacaatcggctgacgatttgttttattaacaatagcatctaaactatcatctgacaaagtatcaagcgggaggtgatgacaaaaaaaaattatagacttttttgctgccattcctcaacccaccaacggagcggcagctgacgttcacgagggttcatcatacatagccgttaaccactatacgagttttcgcccgggaggcgattggtcatggaaatctgttcctggcccgcggtctaaaacAGGGTAAAAGTGACACAAGtattttagataaaataaaaatgaatgaatataTAAATTGAGTTGACTTTCAACATAGAAGCGCCATGACACACGGAGTAATAGAGCGAGAAGCTAATATATCTGTCTCACACAGAACATATACAACCTTGTTACATTGTTTCACAAAACCCTGCAAGCATCTCATCATCACACTTAAACACCAATTTAtagtccaatgtgtatttgatgTACTGCAGTACTCTTTTTAAAGCTGCTA
This window encodes:
- the LOC134750331 gene encoding gustatory receptor for sugar taste 43a-like is translated as MVVPQPPYIVPRGRRAIASTTSFKMLRSPPTECLVGGALSLVLRISRCAGVAPLNFTAADAGWHIVVSPPLDVFQRVFMTALNLVALAALILDFQEDPSKSIRLGESAVTTFVWIADLALVLAIASLAVYRGSARMEKLIRLLRDLQKINADLNNTGCQKMEKIGVIAVTSILLSTLMVQFADAYIWFQYSIDKGYNWSIVIMYSSYYIGNYLGLLALLQWGFVTLAVHNAAAAVNQHLLRLHHVKLKTGGTAMLEVNLSPPKPVVDCFTERDYDITPSGSDFAAYPLQVQSMVRRLASSYGHIGELMRQMNETNGTIIMAILMASFLHLVLNPYYTFLVLNAGDSVLEAVVVPLCGSFLQIAVLLVTVEPCHWTQEQRETTKFLLSRVTVRLAPKSTLLARELKQFAKQTVLSNIKFSALGVLTLGRPLVASMFGGVATYLVILMQFHALTNH